From Limibacter armeniacum, one genomic window encodes:
- a CDS encoding glycoside hydrolase family 30 protein, with amino-acid sequence MNNIQYILNPILGICLLFLSNGIFAQSNLDVKTWFVQFERGEASPLQEVNNKDVKGNAGWKNRIYIQPEVVFQEIEGIGGAFNEIGGEALHSLPQDVQQQILQNLFSEEGAGFTFCRTAIGASDFGLDAYSYSMVPDDYNMKHFSIERDQKYVLPYIKGALAVNPNMTLFASPWSPPGWMKESGEMEGLKVDGNELKNNPKVYKAYADYFVKYVRAYHENGVDIDRICIQNENDADTKYPSCIFPAKEMVSFANDYLIPAFKKNKIKAKVYAGTFRVVNQMDLMDFVAIKELGEIDGVGIQYTDARFISDAQTFKPDLKIFHTEGHCYNGENSVEQAAHRLEEVANYINSGSTTFTYWNMILNETTKSGWGWTQNSLININRETGEVYYNPDYNAMYIISKFIKPGDKRIASVCRGKYPMISVKSPDGTIKVLIVNGNTANDTFELVVNDKVLKVNIPANRLTAVTILQKDI; translated from the coding sequence ATGAATAATATACAATACATACTTAACCCAATATTGGGGATTTGTCTGCTTTTTTTAAGTAATGGCATTTTTGCGCAAAGCAACCTTGATGTAAAAACTTGGTTTGTACAGTTTGAAAGGGGAGAGGCATCTCCTTTACAGGAAGTCAACAATAAAGATGTTAAAGGAAATGCTGGCTGGAAGAATAGAATTTATATCCAACCTGAAGTAGTATTTCAAGAGATAGAAGGAATTGGGGGAGCTTTCAATGAAATAGGCGGGGAAGCATTGCATTCGCTTCCTCAAGATGTACAACAGCAAATATTGCAAAATCTTTTTTCGGAAGAAGGAGCTGGATTTACTTTCTGTCGTACAGCTATTGGCGCTAGCGATTTTGGGCTCGATGCCTATAGTTATTCAATGGTACCGGATGACTATAATATGAAACACTTTTCTATAGAAAGGGATCAAAAATATGTCTTGCCCTACATCAAAGGGGCGTTGGCGGTAAACCCCAATATGACCTTATTTGCTTCTCCTTGGAGTCCTCCAGGTTGGATGAAAGAAAGTGGAGAAATGGAAGGGTTAAAAGTGGATGGAAATGAGCTGAAGAACAACCCTAAAGTGTATAAAGCCTACGCTGACTATTTTGTGAAGTACGTTCGGGCTTATCATGAAAACGGAGTGGACATTGATCGTATCTGTATTCAGAATGAAAATGATGCAGATACCAAGTATCCGAGTTGTATTTTTCCTGCGAAGGAAATGGTGAGTTTTGCAAATGATTACCTGATTCCTGCTTTTAAGAAAAACAAAATAAAGGCGAAGGTTTATGCAGGTACTTTCAGAGTCGTTAATCAAATGGATCTGATGGATTTTGTGGCAATCAAAGAACTGGGTGAAATAGATGGAGTAGGGATTCAATATACAGATGCTCGCTTTATTTCAGATGCCCAAACTTTCAAGCCTGATTTGAAAATTTTCCATACGGAAGGGCATTGCTATAATGGCGAAAATTCTGTTGAACAAGCTGCACATCGTTTAGAAGAAGTGGCCAATTATATTAACAGTGGTAGTACCACTTTTACATATTGGAATATGATTCTGAATGAAACGACCAAAAGCGGTTGGGGATGGACACAAAACTCTCTGATCAATATTAATAGAGAAACAGGAGAGGTCTACTACAATCCTGACTACAATGCCATGTATATCATCAGCAAGTTTATCAAGCCAGGAGACAAACGCATTGCATCAGTTTGTCGAGGAAAATACCCAATGATATCGGTGAAATCTCCTGACGGAACCATTAAAGTATTAATTGTAAATGGTAATACAGCTAATGATACTTTTGAGTTGGTAGTGAATGATAAAGTGTTAAAGGTCAATATACCTGCTAACAGATTAACGGCTGTAACCATTTTGCAGAAAGACATTTAA